A single region of the Glycine max cultivar Williams 82 chromosome 20, Glycine_max_v4.0, whole genome shotgun sequence genome encodes:
- the LOC113000715 gene encoding uncharacterized protein: MVRRLLGNKMQPLDDNQRENIFHTRCVINGKLCSLIVDGGSCTNVASSRLVTKLNLETKPHPRPYKLQWLSEDEEVKVTQQVKVCLTIGRYNDRVLCDVVPMEATHVLLGRPWQYDTKAVHDGFTNKISFKQDDKKIILKPLSPREMLHANPIDEFKLPSGIQSLLQDFDDVFPASVPDGLPPLRGIEHHIDLIPGASLPNWPAYRSNPQETKDIERQVSELLRKGWVRDSMSSCDVPVILVPKKDDSWRVCSYCRAINNITIKYRHPIPRLDDLLDELYGACVFSKMDLKSGYNHIRIREGDEWKTSFKTKYGLYEWMVMPFGLTNAPSTFMRLMNHVLSAEGVRVDVEKVKAIQEWPTPKTVGEVRGFHGLASFYRRFVKDFSTLAAPLTEVVKKNVGFKWGKKQEEAFAALKHRFSKMAHFIPCKKVDDACHVADLFFKEIVRLHGLPRSMSVIGMQNSLVTFGGPCGHKDAQAKAEYMKKLHEQVKAQIEKKNASYARQANKSRKKVVLEPGDWVWMEEP, translated from the exons ATGGTGAGAAGGTTGTTGGGAAATAAGATGCAGCCATTGGAtgacaatcaaagagaaaatattttccacaccaGGTGTGTAATTAATGGTAAGTTGtgctctttaattgttgatggaggaaGTTGTACCAATGTTGCAAGTTCCAGATTAGTGACCAAACTGAATTTGGAAACTAAGCCCCATCCTAGACCATACAAACTTCAgtggcttagtgaagatgaagaggtaaaagtGACTCAACAGGTTAAGGTGTGTCTCACCATTGGGAGATATAATGATAGGGTGCTGTGTGATGTGGTCCCAATGGAAGCGACCCATGTGCTGTTAGGAAGACCGTGGCAGTATGATACCAAggcagtgcatgatggcttcaccaacaaaatCTCTTTCAAGCAAGATGACAAGAAAATTATTCTCAAACCGTTATCCCCTAGAGAG ATGTTGCATGCTAACCCAATTGATGAATTTAAATTGCCTTCTGGTATTCAGTCTCTTCTGCaggattttgatgatgtgtttCCAGCAAGTGTACCGGATGGTTTGCCACcattgaggggaattgagcatcacaTTGATCTCATTCCAGGAGCATCCTTGCCCAATTGGCCAGCTTATAGGAGCAACCCACAAGAAACTAAGGATATCGAAAGGCAAGTGTCCGAACTCCTGCGTAAAGGTTGGGTGAGAGATAGTATGAGTTCGTGTGATGTACCTGTCATTCTAGTACCCAAGAAGGACGACTCATGGAGGGTGTGTTCTTATTGTAGAGCCATAAACAACATCACCATCAAGTATAGGCATCCAATCCCCAGGTTAGATGATCTTCTTGATGAACTGTATGGTGCATGTGTGTTTTctaaaatggatttgaaaagtGGCTATAATCATATTAGAATCAGAGAGggagatgaatggaaaacttcctttaaaacaaaatatggtttgtatgagTGGATGGTTATGCCATTTGGTTTGACTAATGCACCTAGTACTTTCATGAGATTGATGAACCATGTTTTAAG TGCTGAGGGAGTACGGGTGGATGTGGAAAAGgttaaggccatccaagaatggccaacACCTAAGACCGTGGGTGAGGTGAGGGGATTTCATGGTTTAGCAAGTTTCTATAGGAGATTTGTTAAGGATTTTAGTACATTGGCTGCACCTCTAACTGAAGTTGTTAAGAAGAATGTGGGTTTCAAATGGGGTAAGAAACAAGAAGAGGCCTTTGCTGCCCTCAAACATAG gTTTTCTAAGATGGCACACTTCATCCCTTGCAAGAAAGTGGATGACGCTTGtcatgtggctgatttgtttttcaaagaaatagtGCGGCTTCATGGATTACCGAGGAGCATGTCAGTGATAGGGATGCAAAATTCCTTAGTCACTTTTGGAGGACCTTGTGGG CATAAGGACGCACAGGCTAAAGCTGAGTATATGAAGAAGCTGCATGAGCAAGTGAAGgctcaaattgaaaagaaaaatgcgaGCTATGCAAGGCAAGCCAACAAAAGTAGAAAGAAAGTCGTGCTTGAAccaggtgattgggtttgg atggaggaGCCTTAG